The DNA segment GTGTGATATAGTTCTGTGGTGGTGTGAAGTGGCTCTTGGTTACTACAGATTTGCAATTGTAGAGCATTTTGAAATTGCAGCTGGAACTGCACCCTTTTACATGCTATAGTGGTGTGATTCTAATGGGTAGCTTAAAACTCCCTTTTGCAACGTTGTCTAGATTGAGAGTATACTCATAGGCATTTCTGTAATTGGTTGCTATGTGTCGCTATACAAGATCAATAGCTATGCACTTATATTGGAAATTTATGTATGCTTCaaaccaattaatatttttgcatTGTAATTATGCTTGTGCATGTGTATTTTGACCTGATTGTCTTTTAAAAGGTCCTTGTTTATGCTATCCTTTGATGTTCAAGATCATGCTCATGCATTGTGGTTGAGGAATCCTTATGTAGACCTGGGAAATTCTTCTAGATGTACAAAGACTAGTCAGTTGGGATCAAGTAGAGTTCTGGAATAGAACTCGATATTTGATTTATCCATTTCTTTTAAACCACATGATGATGATTTATAAATGTGGGTTACACTGacgtttttattatttgttttcagGTATCTCTTTGACCATGGATCAGGTATAACTTGAAATTATCTGAATGTTATATATTACGAGTTCCATTTTTATGCCTGTCTTAAATCTGTTGGTTCTAATGATCTAGAACAAATGGTTTTCAAGCTAATGTTCCGTAATTCATTTTCTCGTGTTTTGCAGTGGAATGTGCTTCGTAATCATGTTGAAGAAATTGACAAGGCAATTAATGAGAATTCTTAGGAAGTGGGCATTCTAGTCAATTTTATAGTTTACTATGGTAGCATGTTATATACTCTTTTTGGATTACTTAAAGTACAGTTAAGGGCTACAGTATTTTGTCTAATCAAACCCTTTGAGGTTGCTATTGTAGGATTTCGATTTTAACCTCTGGTTGCTAATGCATGTAAAGTGTCCTCTATTAAATATGCTAGTTGTTAGTTAACTATATATACTGCTACCACATCCATGTTATTTACCCTTTGTTTGGAACAGTAAAGATTGTggagaaataaaagggaaggaGAAACTacaaatttcaagaatgttaACTATTTATTTGAATAGTTGAATCTAATAATAAAAGGGTTTGAATAGTggagaaataaaagggaaggaGAAACTACCTTTTAGTCATTTTATCTGCCAAGCGTTTTAAATTGTggaataaaaattatgtaaattgtattaaaaaaattgtatattatcatataaatctcattttaatctttaatagtttatgtatagattttatttattgatcaaTTAAACAAGTTATTCGTAGCATTTACCAAATAATTAAggtaccaaaaataaaattagtcatCTGTAGCATATGGTTAAGTCAAAATTATACgaaaacatcaaattaaaaattcggATAAGCTGTTAGTTTGGCTGTAATGTACATCTCTGTATAAAGATGCAAATGTTTTACACAATTATGTAGCATATGTAAGCAAATTTACAAAACTggggtaatttttttaaaaattataggaatggatagattttaaaaatattacaagatACGGATAAAGTCATGTTTTAAAACACGACTTATCCAAATCCTGTAATTTTATTAGAAGTTTAATCCAATTTTGTAAATTTGCCGGCTGTGATAAAAATAAAGGCAGACGAAACGCGTTTTGACTAGTTTTGATCTTACTATCTTTTTAGGCAGCAACGCCCGGTTTATTTGTGGGAATTGAGACTATGTGTTTCTAATCGATCTGCAAGGTTCGTGtttaatttgaaaaagtaaaacattaaaaatcagAAAAGATAACACAAATATCAGTTACTTTATATATAATTCCTCGTCAATATCTTTACATGGGGACAAGAATGATGGAATAAAATACAGGTTACTGATTTGAATGCAACTTGATACCATTTTTTCATCTATCATTACACAGCTGGTATGCTTATAGATCCCATGTCAAGTAGTCTTGGCAGGATCTGCAACAATGCAAAGCTTGTAAGATTTGAGGCAGTAAACATGCAATATTCATTATAGCTAGTCAAGATCAACCAAGGCCATACCTCACCCAATCGTGCATTTATTTTCAAGGGCACAAAATTATCAGCACGCGTCACACCTATGTTCACAATTGCAGTAGCAGCACCAGCTTCATGAGCTGCCCTGTTcaagtaaatttaaaaaatccaaTCATGTCAGATATGCATCCAATCAATGCAACACAggcaaatgaaaattatttcagTGCTTGAAATTGGGGAATACAAGGTTTTATCAAAATTAGAGTTTTGAAGTTAATTCAAACacaaatatctttttctttgaaATGATAATTTGATTTGTATCTCATTCTCAATAATATCATTgcataaattctaaaaaaagtGTCTATACTGTTGATTAATCTTGCATGCCAACTTTTAGATGGAGGGCATCAacaatcattttataaaataacagaATTTGTCTACAAAACTATATTGTATTTTAATCTCAGGCATCATTTGTGGGAAGCACTTACAATTTATAAGAAAGATTGACAAGACGAGATGATGAAGGGTTCCACTCCAACATAAGATTTTACCAAAAAGTTAATTTGAAGATGTCAAAACATGGAAAATTGATATCTACTATCAATCTATCATGTTGCAGAATGCAAATCACATATCTACTATCAATCACATGCAAATATAAGAATTTAGATGACACCATAACCAGAAGACCTGGTAATCTTGAATCTACCTGACAAGTCGAAAAGCAGACATGGTCATCAGAGATGACCCAAGTACAAGAAAAGCATCACATCTTCTAGACGCTTCCATTGCCATATCTGCTCTGTCCTTGGGAACATTATCACCAAAGAAGACAACCTTCATAATTATTCACAATGAGAACTTTAAGGACACTTTCATAAAAATTTCACGTTTGATTTACTTAAACAAGCATTTATATTCATCAGCATTAgaagacaaataaaaatgatCACACACATTTTCAGATACATGATTGACTAGGCATGGTTTCTATGTCCATAGAATAACTTAATTTGTTTCAAAACACACTTGCAGTCCGTTCCTTCTGTCTGAGTCATGAAATATCTTGAATCTTAAAACACAGAATGAACTTATTCAAGAGATAGAGCGGCAATAAATCATCCAAGAAAAAGATACGGTAGATCACACATCATGATTTGTCACAaaacataattaagaaaaagaatacaCAACTTAAAGGATCATCAACATGGGATTTTGGTCTGATTCCTCTGAGCCAAACGGGAAAAGTTTAGTTGCCTAGGATAAGTGGATAACAAGTATAGCACCAAATGAGAACCTAAAATAAATGTTCTAGAACCCTGTTAGGACCTTAGATGGAATTTGGATCCAATGAGCAGTTAGTACATCAGTTGCCCAAGCCCCAAGCCCAAGGTGTGGAGATTTTgtgttagaaaattaaaatggccTGAGAAACAATGGTGATGTGGCAGAGAGGGATGTGCCAAATATGTAATGAGTTTCTGTTGTACCAAGACATGTGAAGAAAGAGCATATAGAGAGAATCATTAAGTTTGTTATGGACAGAGAGCACTAGTCCTCTGTAGCAGCCTAGATCAGTGGCAGTAAGAATTCCATTACACTGCATTTCCTTTTTACATATTCAATAATATCAGTACCTGAAttcctgtttttctttttccattgctTGGGCtatttatttctatattttggAGTGTGTCAAATTGCACTTCCAATCATAACTTCATATATTCTGAATTGACAGTCAAAACATGCAGAAGTGTCTATTCAGCTTTACTATAGTTCAAGACATGCAATGTTTCATAGAATATTTTTatgtctcttttttctttttcttttacgtTCGGTAGGGCGGGTGTGCTCACAGATTCATTGTTTCAGATCTAGAAATTataaagtaataattaatatttcctATACTTCTCTTGCCCCCACTTATTAGCAGCTACaataataaagaacaaaattctGTACAAAACTAACAGGCTGAAGTATCCGGAGAAGTAACAGGCGCAGGCAAATATTTCAACTGAAAGAAACAAATGGCCTACATCAGGTTTGAGAACTCCATTGCACTTGTGACAAGTTGGGATGATAAAATCCTCCTCCCAAAATCTTTCATCAATCTCAATATCACCATCAGGTCTTTGTTTCATGCCAAAGCTCTTATCTGATCCAGGGTTTCCATGGTCCAAGTTATCAATTGCTTCTGCCCACTGGTTTATCAGAAAAGGGAAACTCAGAACAGATGCATGCTGCCATATTGTTTAGAGAAACAAAATCTCCAACTACTACATTAAAGCATTGATAAAATGAAGCAAtatatttttgcttttaaaCACAGTAATAACAAATGTCAGATCCTCCTACTTTCAGAGTTTCAGTACAAGGACCACATATCAGACATGTGtaattgaaattatataattgattgaAATGTGCAAAACATAGTTCTTAAGAAAATGTAACAGGCTGTCCTAATATATACTTAGTGTTGTAATTATACCATATATAATTTAGTAACCCCTGCAACATTCAAGATGGTACctcactcaattttttttatctcctttCTTTACAAGTATTGTTAAGGGATATATGAAAACAATAAGTATTCGAGAAGTTTTACAAGATAAGAAGGTTTCTTGCAGTGACTGCAACAAAGGGTGCACGTCTTATTATTGGACATGTCATTTGGAATCCTTCACTGGATATATTAGTTTTCCCCATACTCCTCTCTCTACTTTTTAGTGCACACTTCTTCTCAATAATTAGATTTCACCTTAAACCtatgaagtataaatcatttaaTGGAATTACTGTTCTCCCCACATCACACACCTGATGAATGAGCACTCAGCTGCATCATTCTTCTCCTTCTATGACTTCTCTCTTCCTCAGatttaagagaataaaaaagggGTGAAAACTTTTTATCACAAGATAAACCAATCCAAAGACACCATCAAGACCTCTAGTCAAATAGTGCTTACACATATACTATAATTATCAACCAGCGCAAAAGCCATTATACCTTTTATTCAAGTCTTACATCTTTCAACATGATAATGTAACTTATCCCTAGAACAAAGGACTAGATCTTTTatatatcatgactttctcATAGACTAACTTCATCAGCATTTCTCAATATAGAAATTGCTTCTTAAGCATTTATTCATTGATAATGCAATTTTTTCTATTAGTTGCAAATTCTAACCTTTGGATTAAGGGCCTTCAACTGGTCCTGAAACAAGCTCCGGCAAAAGGAATATCCACAATCTATACATATTACAGTGTATACAGTCCCATGTATTTCTAATGGGTTGCTACCAGCACGATGATGCAACCTGAGAACAAGGTACAACAAAATTCCAAGATAGGCTAGCTTTTAATATCTCACATTTTCCAAATTagcctaattaattgataaacaatTATAGAGGGTACCTATCAACATTTTGGGTAATCATTAAGTCGATTCGGCCAGCTCTATCTATTGTAGCCAATGCAGTATGGGCAGCAGATGGTTGTGCTGCTGTAAATCGCCTCCATCCAGCATAGCTCCTAGCCCAATATCTCCTCCGAGCTCGACTTGAACGGAGAAACTCCTTTTAAATAATGTCAAGAGAAAGGAGAacttaaacatataaattaagaTGAAAGAGATTCATGGGTCATGACTATTTTGGCATGAAAATCTAGTTGAATTTTCTTCACCAAAGTAATTGCCATAaacattcaaatttaaatatgctACGCACTCATGATTACACTAATGCCAAATTCTTAATAACATCAATAGTTGAAGTCTTTCTCTCCTGTAGATGGAGAGAATTCTGCTTGCTCTACACTATTGGCTAACGAtaacttttcttctctttaaagGTGACCATAGATACTGGCATACTGCAGGTATTGtgttctctctttttccctacAGGCAAGCCATTAAAGCAACCATCTGGAACATGATATCTAAATGCAAACATATATGTTTTCCAATCCTTAGCCCTTAATCTTTTTCTATTGGCCAtatttctctaaattatttaggCCCTATCATGGTACAAAAAAGAAGCAAATATGTTTGAACATGTCTTTGGATCACCTGATGGGTTATTGGCTTGAAACCAGAACTATAAGCTCCATTGGGGctgcaataaataataaattgctATCAGTGAAGAAGAACAGAGAAAGGAAGATACAGTCAGCATcatgaataataaattttagaaattcaTTCCATATTCTCTAGATATGAAACTAAAAAAGGGTGAAGCCTATATAATCTTTATACACAACAAGAATGGCACATATCTTTGACTCCAATAAATGAAAGTGGATATTGATCAGAATTAGCACTGATAAACAGTCAGTGCATGGATGGTAGACCCCTCCAACTGATGATGAATCATTGATGCATCTGGTTtccaataattaaatattaatgcaGCATAGTTATTTGTTACTATCGAAGTTGTtaggattttttt comes from the Glycine soja cultivar W05 chromosome 6, ASM419377v2, whole genome shotgun sequence genome and includes:
- the LOC114415809 gene encoding NAD-dependent protein deacylase SRT2-like translates to MAMSLPLRFHSSSFSLTSLGVVRKVLGSLITDIVQPRSGHSHLAKRGGRLISCKVCARLVHTMCRISVPGTLPRTDGKTSTNISRDKKTVPEADPPSIKDVQLLYEFLDRSTKLTVLTGAGISTECGIPDYRSPNGAYSSGFKPITHQEFLRSSRARRRYWARSYAGWRRFTAAQPSAAHTALATIDRAGRIDLMITQNVDRLHHRAGSNPLEIHGTVYTVICIDCGYSFCRSLFQDQLKALNPKWAEAIDNLDHGNPGSDKSFGMKQRPDGDIEIDERFWEEDFIIPTCHKCNGVLKPDVVFFGDNVPKDRADMAMEASRRCDAFLVLGSSLMTMSAFRLVRAAHEAGAATAIVNIGVTRADNFVPLKINARLGEILPRLLDMGSISIPAV